GTGTACGCGAGCTTCATCGTACTGCTCAACCTGCTCTCGGACCTCGCCTACGCGGCGCTCGACCCACGCATCCGCAAGGGGTACCGGTGAACCAGAGTTCGGGCAACGTGCTCACCTCGGCGCCAGTCACCGCCGCACTGAGCGGCCAGGCGTCGCAGTCGCTCTGGCGGCAGGCGGCGCGGCGTTTCCGGCGCAACCGCGCGGCGATGGGCAGCATTTTCACGCTGGTGCTGATCGGCGTGACATCCATCCTGGTGCCGGCGCTCTGGCCGCATGGCATCGAGGATGCAAACTGGGAGAGCATCCTCGCCGCGCCAACGCTCGAGAACTGGCACTGGTTCGGCACGGACGCCAACGGACGCGATCTGTTCGTGCGCGTTTTCTACGGCGGGCGGGTGTCGCTCACCATCGGGCTGCTCACCACGCTGGTGGCGCTCTCGATCGGGGTCGTCTACGGCTCGCTCGCCGGCTTCACCGGCGGGCGCACCGACAATCTCATGATGCGTTTCGTGGACGTGCTCTACTCGATGCCGCTGCTGTTCTTCATCATCATCCTGGTCACCGTGTTCGGGCGCAACATCTACCTCGTGTTCGTCGCCATCGGCTGCATCGAGTGGCTGACGATGTCGCGCATCGTGCGCGGCCAGACGCTCGCGGTGAAGACGCGCGAGTATGTCGAGTCGGCGGTCGCGATCGGGCTGACGCGCGGCGCGATCCTGCGCCGCTACATCATCCCGAACGTGCTCGGCCCGGTGGTGGTCTACGTGACCCTGCTGATCCCCACCAACATCGTGGTGGAGAGCTATCTCTCCTTCATCGGGCTCGGGGTGCAGGAGCCGCTGACGAGCTGGGGCTTGCTGATCTCGCAGGGCGCCGGCCAGCTCGACACCGCGCCGTGGCTGATCTTCTTCCCCGCGACGTTCCTCGCCGTGACCATGTTCTGCTTCAACTTCATTGGCGACGGCTTGCGCGATGCGCTCGATCCGTCGAACCGCTGAGATGCGCCACCGCGCCGGCCGGTGCAGCCTCCGATGAATACGCTCCTCGAAGTGGAAGGCCTGCATGTCGGTTTTCGCACCGACAACGGCCGGCTGGACGCGGTCAGCGACCTGAGCTTCTCCGTGGCGCAGGGCGAGTGCCTCGGCGTCGTCGGTGAGTCCGGGTCCGGCAAGAGCCAGACCTTCCTCGCCATGCTGGGCCTGCTCGCACCGAACGGCTCGGCGAGCGGCTCGGCCCGCTTCGACGGCCGCGAGCTGTTGAACGCACCCGCCTCGGCCCTGAACGACCTGCGCGGCAACCGCATCGCGATGATCTTCCAGGACGCACTCTCGGGGCTGACGCCGACCATGCGCATCGGCGAGCAGATGACCGAGGTGCTGGTCGCCCATCGCCGCATGAGCGGCGCCGACGCGCGCCAGCGGGTCCTGGAGGTGCTGCAGATCGTGCGCATACCGGACGCGCCGGAGCGCATGCGCGCCTATCCGTTCGAACTCTCGGGTGGCATGCGCCAGCGGGTGATGATCGGCCTTGCCATGCTCTGCAATCCGCAGTTGCTGATCGCCGATGAGCCGACGACCGCACTCGACGTCACCGTGCAATCCCAAGTGCTGAAGCTCCTGCTCGGGCTGAAGCGGCACACGCGCTCCGGCATCGTGCTCATCACGCACGACCTGGCGGTCGTGGCCGGCCTCAGCGATCGCGTCATGATCATGTATGCGGGCCGGGCGGTGGAAATCGGCCCCGTCCGCGATATCTTCGCGCGGCCGCGTCACCCGTACACCGCCGGCCTGTTGCGCTCGGTGCCAAGCCTGACGCACGCCCCGGACGAGGACCTGCCCACCATTCCGGGCCAGCCGCCGGACCTCGAGCAACTGCCGCCGGGCTGCCCGTTCGCGGAGCGCTGTGCTCACGTGATCGAACGCTGTCTCGTCGAACGCCCGGCGCTGCGTCCCGCGGGCGCGGGCCGGACGGCCGCCTGCCACCGCTTCGAGGAACTGGCGTGAACGCACCGGCACCGCTGCTCCAGGTCCGCGACCTGAAGGTCCAGTACCCGATCCGCAGCCGCGGGCTGCTGCGACGCCAGCACATCGTCCTGCGGGCGGTCGAGGACGTGAGCTTCGATCTGCACGCCGGCGAATCGCTCGGCATTGTCGGCGAGACGGGCTGCGGCAAATCCTCGCTCGGCAAGGCGCTGCTGCAGCTCGTCCGGCCGACGGCGGGCAGCGTCGTCTGGCAGGGCCGTGACCTCTGCGCCCTGCCCCCGCAGGAGCTGCGCCAGGTGCGGCAGGAAATGCAGATCATCTTCCAGGACCCGCTCTCCAGCCTGAACCCGCGCATGACGGTCGGCGAGATCGTGGCCGAGCCCCTGCGGGTGCACCGGCCGGAGATGACCGCGGTCGCGCGCGAGCAGGCGGTCACCGACATGTTCACGCGGGTGGGGCTGCGGCCGGACATGACCGCCCGGTATCCGAACGAGTTCAGCGGCGGCCAGGCGCAGCGCATCAGCATCGCGCGCGCCATGATCCTGTCCCCGCGGGTCATCGTCTGCGACGAGCCGGTGAGCGCGCTCGACGTGTCGATCCAGGCCCAGATCTGCAACCTGCTGCGGGAGCTGCAGCGCGAGACCGGGGTGTCGCTCATCTTCATCAGCCACGATCTCGCCATCGTCCGTTACATGTGCCAGCGCGTTATGGTGATGTATCTCGGCCGGATGATGGAGCTTGCCGAACGCGACGCGCTCTTCGCGCATCCGCGCCACCCCTACAGCCAGGCCCTGATCGGCGCCGTGCCGGAACCCGATCCCGACCGCCCGGTCACCGATGTGGCAACCCTCGACGGCGAACTGCCCTCACCGATGAACCCGCCGGGTGGCTGCGTGTTCAACACCCGCTGCCGGCACTGCATTCCCCGCTGCATCAGCGCCCGCCCGGCGATCGAGGAAGCAGGCCCGGGCCACCTCGTTGCCTGCCACCGCTGGCGCGAGATCAATTCACCCTGACGACATCGGCATGTCCCGCGCCCAGGCCGCGAGCGGCACCGGAGAAGCATCGATGAGCGAGAAGCGCTGCTACATGATCGTCGTGGCCGAGCTGAGCGATCGGCCACGGTTCCTCGAAGGCTACGCCCGCGTCGTACCGAAACTCGTCGAACAGCACGGCGGGCGGTACATCGCGCGGGGCGCCGGCGGGGAATTTCTCGAAGGCGGCTGGTGCGAGCATCCGAGTGCGCTGGTCTCCGAGTGGCCGAGCAGGGCGGCCGCCCTCGCCTTCTGGAATTCGCCGGAGTACGCACAGGCGAAAGCGCTGCGCGCAGGCACCGGCCGGTTCCAGGTGCTGCTGATCGAGTCTGCCTGAGGCGCCTCGCCCGGCAGAGCACCGGCG
This genomic interval from Gammaproteobacteria bacterium contains the following:
- a CDS encoding ABC transporter permease subunit, with the protein product MLTSAPVTAALSGQASQSLWRQAARRFRRNRAAMGSIFTLVLIGVTSILVPALWPHGIEDANWESILAAPTLENWHWFGTDANGRDLFVRVFYGGRVSLTIGLLTTLVALSIGVVYGSLAGFTGGRTDNLMMRFVDVLYSMPLLFFIIILVTVFGRNIYLVFVAIGCIEWLTMSRIVRGQTLAVKTREYVESAVAIGLTRGAILRRYIIPNVLGPVVVYVTLLIPTNIVVESYLSFIGLGVQEPLTSWGLLISQGAGQLDTAPWLIFFPATFLAVTMFCFNFIGDGLRDALDPSNR
- a CDS encoding ABC transporter ATP-binding protein, producing MNTLLEVEGLHVGFRTDNGRLDAVSDLSFSVAQGECLGVVGESGSGKSQTFLAMLGLLAPNGSASGSARFDGRELLNAPASALNDLRGNRIAMIFQDALSGLTPTMRIGEQMTEVLVAHRRMSGADARQRVLEVLQIVRIPDAPERMRAYPFELSGGMRQRVMIGLAMLCNPQLLIADEPTTALDVTVQSQVLKLLLGLKRHTRSGIVLITHDLAVVAGLSDRVMIMYAGRAVEIGPVRDIFARPRHPYTAGLLRSVPSLTHAPDEDLPTIPGQPPDLEQLPPGCPFAERCAHVIERCLVERPALRPAGAGRTAACHRFEELA
- a CDS encoding ATP-binding cassette domain-containing protein, with product MNAPAPLLQVRDLKVQYPIRSRGLLRRQHIVLRAVEDVSFDLHAGESLGIVGETGCGKSSLGKALLQLVRPTAGSVVWQGRDLCALPPQELRQVRQEMQIIFQDPLSSLNPRMTVGEIVAEPLRVHRPEMTAVAREQAVTDMFTRVGLRPDMTARYPNEFSGGQAQRISIARAMILSPRVIVCDEPVSALDVSIQAQICNLLRELQRETGVSLIFISHDLAIVRYMCQRVMVMYLGRMMELAERDALFAHPRHPYSQALIGAVPEPDPDRPVTDVATLDGELPSPMNPPGGCVFNTRCRHCIPRCISARPAIEEAGPGHLVACHRWREINSP
- a CDS encoding DUF1330 domain-containing protein — protein: MSEKRCYMIVVAELSDRPRFLEGYARVVPKLVEQHGGRYIARGAGGEFLEGGWCEHPSALVSEWPSRAAALAFWNSPEYAQAKALRAGTGRFQVLLIESA